The Diaphorobacter ruginosibacter genome contains a region encoding:
- a CDS encoding hemolysin family protein — protein MQFPESLFVIALLIVLSAFFSLAELSLAASRRLRLRQIAVDGDMRADRVLKLQEMPGDYFTVVQVGQNAVAILGGIVGEGALSPSLTRLFTLWLPVATAETVGFVCSFFIITSLFILFSDLFPKRLGMAEPERWAVRVLTPMAWCMRIFKPVVWLYAKTADLVFKLLGIQTTRDERITSEDILAMTEAGARAGVLAVREQQVIANVFELDSRTVGSAMTQRERIAFFLRDDPDDVIRARIAEEPFSTYPVCDGDIDHVVGYVDAKDLFQRVLNNQTLSLTDDNLVHKVLIVPDRLTLAEVLEQFRQVHEDFAVIVNEYSLVVGVVTLNDVMSTVMGDLVGPDDEEQIVRRDENSWLIDGVTPIEDVLRALHLDELPHDDEYETLAGFLMVMLRRVPRRTDSVNFGGYKFEVLDVDSYRIDQVMVSRLQDPDAAPPASTVG, from the coding sequence ATGCAGTTTCCCGAAAGCCTCTTCGTCATCGCCCTACTGATCGTGCTCAGCGCATTTTTCTCGCTGGCCGAACTCTCGCTCGCCGCCTCACGCCGACTGCGTCTGCGGCAGATAGCGGTCGACGGGGACATGCGCGCGGACCGGGTGCTGAAGCTGCAGGAAATGCCGGGCGACTACTTCACGGTGGTGCAGGTTGGCCAGAACGCGGTGGCGATCCTGGGCGGCATCGTGGGCGAAGGCGCCTTGAGCCCGTCGCTCACCAGGCTGTTCACGCTGTGGCTGCCGGTGGCCACGGCAGAGACCGTGGGGTTCGTCTGCTCGTTCTTCATCATCACCTCGCTGTTCATCCTGTTCTCGGATCTGTTCCCCAAGCGCCTGGGCATGGCGGAGCCCGAGCGCTGGGCGGTGCGCGTGCTCACGCCGATGGCCTGGTGCATGCGGATCTTCAAGCCGGTCGTCTGGCTGTATGCGAAGACCGCCGACCTCGTCTTCAAGCTGCTGGGTATCCAGACCACGCGCGACGAGCGCATCACCTCGGAAGACATTCTGGCGATGACCGAAGCCGGCGCGCGTGCCGGGGTGCTCGCGGTACGGGAGCAGCAGGTGATCGCCAACGTGTTCGAGCTCGACTCGCGCACGGTGGGCTCCGCGATGACGCAGCGCGAGCGCATCGCATTCTTCCTGCGCGACGACCCCGACGATGTGATCCGCGCACGCATCGCCGAGGAGCCGTTCTCCACCTATCCGGTCTGCGATGGGGACATCGACCACGTGGTGGGCTATGTCGACGCCAAGGATCTGTTCCAGCGCGTGCTCAACAACCAGACGCTGTCACTCACCGATGACAACCTGGTGCACAAGGTGCTGATCGTTCCCGATCGGCTCACGCTGGCCGAAGTGCTGGAGCAGTTCCGCCAGGTACACGAGGACTTCGCGGTCATCGTCAACGAATACAGCCTTGTGGTCGGGGTCGTCACGCTCAACGACGTGATGAGTACCGTGATGGGCGACCTGGTCGGCCCCGATGATGAAGAACAGATCGTGCGCCGCGACGAGAACTCGTGGCTGATCGACGGCGTCACGCCGATCGAAGATGTGCTGCGCGCCCTGCACCTCGATGAACTGCCGCACGACGACGAATACGAGACGCTCGCCGGCTTCCTGATGGTGATGCTGCGCCGCGTGCCGCGCAGGACGGACAGCGTGAACTTCGGCGGCTACAAGTTCGAGGTGCTGGACGTTGACAGCTATCGCATTGACCAGGTGATGGTGTCGAGGCTGCAGGACCCTGACGCCGCGCCGCCGGCCTCTACCGTGGGTTGA
- the grxD gene encoding Grx4 family monothiol glutaredoxin → MSDVQQRIDQLVKGHDILLFMKGNASFPMCGFSGRAIQILKACGVDPRNIATVNVLEDQEIRQGIKDYSQWPTIPQLYVKGEFIGGSDIMMEMYESGELQQVLGNDASAA, encoded by the coding sequence ATGAGCGACGTACAACAACGCATCGATCAACTCGTCAAGGGCCACGACATCCTGCTCTTCATGAAGGGCAATGCCAGCTTCCCGATGTGCGGCTTCTCCGGCCGCGCGATCCAGATTCTCAAGGCCTGCGGCGTGGATCCACGCAACATTGCCACCGTGAACGTGCTGGAAGACCAGGAAATCCGCCAGGGCATCAAGGACTACAGCCAGTGGCCCACCATTCCGCAGCTGTACGTGAAGGGCGAGTTCATCGGCGGCTCGGACATCATGATGGAAATGTACGAATCCGGCGAGCTGCAGCAGGTGCTGGGCAACGACGCTTCGGCCGCCTGA
- the prmC gene encoding peptide chain release factor N(5)-glutamine methyltransferase — MSTETPLSIAQLLAEAARQGLARVDAQMLMLHAMNQQPNARAWLITHDGDVPDAEQLARWHSLCGRRAQGMPIAYLTGSKEFYGLPLQVDARVLDPRPDTETLVDWALELLPGDGSGLRLVDLGTGSGAIALALQHERPRAEVWAVDASADALAVASANAERLRLPVRFAHGSWLSPLEGRFDAIISNPPYIRAADPHLAALVHEPLGALASGEDGLEDIRLIIGQSREHLKPGAWLLLEHGWDQAPDVQQLLRDAGFANVQSRNDLAGIARCTGGTIRE, encoded by the coding sequence ATGAGCACAGAAACCCCACTCTCGATCGCCCAACTGCTCGCCGAGGCCGCCCGCCAGGGCCTCGCCCGCGTCGATGCCCAGATGCTGATGCTGCACGCCATGAACCAGCAGCCCAACGCCCGCGCGTGGCTCATCACGCACGACGGTGACGTTCCTGACGCTGAACAGCTCGCGCGCTGGCATTCGCTGTGCGGGCGGCGCGCGCAGGGCATGCCGATCGCCTATCTCACCGGCAGCAAGGAGTTCTATGGACTGCCGCTGCAGGTGGATGCGCGCGTACTGGACCCGCGACCCGACACCGAAACGCTGGTGGACTGGGCATTGGAGCTGCTGCCGGGCGACGGCAGCGGACTGCGCCTCGTCGATCTCGGCACGGGAAGCGGCGCAATCGCGCTGGCGCTGCAGCATGAACGCCCCCGGGCCGAGGTCTGGGCGGTCGATGCCAGCGCCGATGCGCTCGCGGTGGCAAGCGCCAATGCCGAGCGCCTGCGCCTTCCGGTGCGCTTCGCGCATGGCAGCTGGCTGTCCCCGCTCGAAGGAAGGTTCGATGCGATCATCAGCAATCCGCCCTACATCCGTGCAGCCGATCCGCATCTCGCGGCGCTGGTGCACGAGCCGCTTGGCGCGCTGGCCAGCGGCGAGGACGGCCTCGAGGACATCCGCCTCATCATCGGGCAGTCGCGCGAGCACCTGAAACCCGGTGCCTGGCTGCTCCTCGAGCATGGCTGGGACCAGGCCCCGGACGTCCAGCAGCTTCTGCGCGATGCGGGCTTCGCCAACGTGCAAAGCCGCAACGACCTGGCCGGCATAGCCCGCTGCACCGGCGGGACAATCCGGGAATGA
- a CDS encoding PEP/pyruvate-binding domain-containing protein, whose translation MAFGLTLWGMPVSSSHAQLARKPSYYEKDAGAPSQNLVARPEGGSDPAGTMRGNQGTKGAPPELASMADRQEFDGLARVYNAGTPLAQPHVIFVIDRGNHRGNKASPRISYVNTPRFQLHDRFLRETGRFKGSRDEFNRNYAAPERRFILGTLSWQPQIQRFVFEFWEGDVLTPVLLQTARSMIAGSFFADAQFKANSTAQEQVAREAGIAVVTQAELIGQQRFLPLNVSRNTGRLRIIASLDAMRDLQPFDIVVLREVPISLPPVAGVITERPSTMLSHVNLLARGWGIPNAYVQDAGRQLKALDGQWVHLQVDTRDYTLRPATEAEREAARQRAKAQPRGRVQLIAPDLRSTKLQPLATLRAGHRTQCGAKAANLGEVRSARIAGTVVPDGFCIPFGAYAEAMGRFGLAERVARMQALPRFDTDADVRRAALARLREDIERMPMPGAVSEPWGSRWSQQLGGQGVFVRSSSSSEDLPNFSGAGLYTTVPNVKDAGALTDAVRKVWASVFNFEAWEARSTAGIAHDAVAMAVFVQKAVNSQASGVMITRNPLDPDAAHTTFIAAKRGLGIRVVDGHRVAEQVLYSSWSKAIQVLSQSGEDTELQLDPNGGVREVPLAGTGRRVLGDERVKRLAQVGKDIERRFGGKAQDIEWAVTDEQQIIILQARPYANPPAGGR comes from the coding sequence ATGGCATTCGGGCTCACGCTCTGGGGCATGCCCGTCTCGAGCAGCCACGCACAATTGGCGCGCAAGCCTTCGTACTATGAGAAGGACGCGGGCGCGCCATCGCAGAACTTGGTCGCACGCCCCGAGGGCGGGTCCGATCCGGCGGGCACCATGCGCGGCAACCAGGGCACGAAAGGAGCGCCTCCGGAACTCGCGTCGATGGCAGACCGCCAGGAGTTCGACGGGCTGGCCCGTGTCTACAACGCGGGCACCCCGCTTGCGCAGCCGCACGTGATCTTCGTGATCGACCGCGGCAACCATCGCGGGAACAAGGCCTCGCCCCGGATCTCCTACGTGAACACGCCGCGCTTCCAGCTGCACGACCGCTTCCTGAGAGAGACGGGGCGATTCAAGGGCTCTCGCGATGAGTTCAACCGCAACTATGCTGCTCCCGAGCGCCGCTTCATCCTGGGCACCCTGAGCTGGCAGCCCCAGATCCAGCGCTTCGTGTTCGAGTTCTGGGAGGGCGACGTGCTCACGCCCGTACTGTTGCAGACCGCGCGCAGCATGATTGCCGGCAGCTTCTTCGCCGATGCGCAGTTCAAGGCCAACTCCACGGCACAGGAACAGGTGGCACGCGAGGCGGGCATCGCCGTCGTCACGCAAGCCGAGCTGATCGGGCAGCAGCGCTTCCTGCCGCTCAACGTGAGCCGCAACACGGGGCGCCTTCGCATCATCGCCAGCCTGGACGCCATGCGCGACCTGCAGCCCTTCGATATCGTCGTGCTGCGCGAGGTGCCGATCTCCCTGCCCCCCGTGGCAGGCGTCATCACCGAACGCCCCTCCACGATGCTCTCGCACGTGAACCTGCTCGCGCGCGGCTGGGGTATTCCGAATGCCTATGTGCAGGATGCAGGCAGGCAGCTCAAGGCGCTTGACGGCCAGTGGGTTCACCTGCAGGTGGACACCCGCGACTACACGCTGCGCCCCGCCACCGAGGCCGAGCGTGAGGCCGCCCGCCAGCGCGCCAAAGCACAGCCGCGCGGCCGCGTGCAGCTGATTGCCCCCGATCTTCGCTCGACGAAGCTCCAGCCCCTGGCGACACTGCGCGCCGGCCACCGCACGCAGTGCGGCGCCAAGGCGGCCAACCTGGGCGAGGTGCGCTCCGCGCGCATCGCCGGCACCGTGGTGCCCGACGGTTTCTGCATCCCCTTCGGCGCGTATGCAGAGGCCATGGGCCGCTTCGGGCTGGCCGAGCGCGTGGCGCGCATGCAGGCACTCCCGCGTTTCGACACCGACGCGGACGTGCGCCGCGCCGCGCTCGCGCGCCTGCGCGAGGACATCGAGCGCATGCCCATGCCCGGAGCGGTCAGCGAGCCATGGGGCAGCCGCTGGTCGCAGCAGCTCGGCGGCCAGGGCGTGTTCGTGCGCAGCTCGTCCAGTTCGGAAGACCTGCCGAACTTCAGCGGAGCAGGCCTGTACACCACCGTTCCCAACGTGAAGGATGCCGGCGCGCTCACCGATGCCGTGCGCAAGGTCTGGGCATCGGTGTTCAATTTCGAAGCCTGGGAAGCAAGGAGCACGGCGGGCATTGCCCATGATGCCGTCGCGATGGCCGTGTTCGTGCAGAAGGCGGTGAACTCGCAGGCATCGGGCGTGATGATCACGCGCAACCCGCTCGATCCCGACGCGGCCCACACCACTTTCATCGCCGCCAAGCGCGGGCTCGGCATCCGCGTGGTCGACGGCCATCGCGTGGCAGAGCAGGTGCTCTATTCGAGCTGGAGCAAGGCGATCCAGGTGCTCAGCCAATCCGGCGAAGACACTGAGCTGCAGCTCGACCCCAACGGCGGCGTGCGTGAAGTGCCGCTTGCAGGCACCGGACGGCGCGTGCTCGGCGACGAGCGCGTGAAGCGGCTGGCTCAGGTGGGCAAGGACATCGAACGCCGCTTCGGCGGCAAGGCCCAGGACATCGAATGGGCCGTGACCGACGAGCAGCAGATCATCATCCTGCAGGCCCGGCCCTATGCCAATCCACCGGCGGGCGGACGCTGA